The genome window TCGTTACTTGCGATCTCAACCACAAACGATCTCGAATCGAGCTTAAGCCGCTCTATCATCTGCTCACTGTATAGCTTTGCATGCCTAAGCCAGCTCTCTGAGTACGATGAAAAATATACATAATCAGAGAAGATCTGATCTGGGCTCTCAAATTCCTCAAGTTGAACTAGAAAGCACCCTGTACACACAAAAACATGTAGAGGATAAAACCGCTCCAAAGCGGAGAGCTGCTCCCTCTTGATAAATGCATTTGAAAGGGGGCTCATCCCCAGATCAACGAAGGTAGTTGTAAGGGGGGTTTTGCAAAACCGGCAACACCGTGTCATCGCTTCTCTCTCTCTAAGCTTTCAATCTGTTCAATCTGACTAAGGCTCACCTCTGTCATGCTGGCGCCCTCATGAAATGCACGGTACCACTGTGCGGTCCACGCCAGACCCTCTGTTAAACTAAGTAGCGGCTTCCAGTTGAGCTTACACCGCGCGAGCGAACTGTCTAGTCGCAACCAGGTAGCCTCATGTGGATGGACCCCCTCCCCCTCCCGTACAAGGCGCCACTTGGCGCTCGGACCCCATGTGCTGCAAAGCTGCTCTACGATAAAGGAGACCGGGCGAGCATCTTGAGTATCGGGGCCAAAGTTATACCCCTCTGAGAACTGCATTGGCGTGTCATATAGCTGTTGCGCCAAAAGCATATACCCACGCAGCGCCTCTAATACATGCTGCCATGGTCGCACCGAGGCAGGATTTCTGATAACTACCTCCTCTCCTCGAGAGAAGGCGCGCATGCAGTCCGGAATCAGCCTTTCAGCGGACCAGTCACCACCTCCAATAACGTTTCCTGCTCTGACGGAAGCAAGTCCAACCTGATCAGGTCCCGCTAGAGAGAAAAACGAGCTCCTATACGCTGCGGTCACAAGCTCTGCACACCCCTTACTACAACTGTACGGGTCCCTACCGCCGAACGGATCGTTTTCTCGGTACGCGTAGGGCCATTCGTGGTTCTCATAACACTTATCGCTTGTGACGTTAATAACCGCTCTAACTCCATTAGCTTTACGCACAGCTTCAAGCATATGCACGGTCCCAAGCACGTTAGTTGCAAATGTGCCGACCGGATCCTCGTATGAGGGTCGAACGAGCGATTGCGCTGCCAGATGAAACACGACCTCTGGCTGCTCGCGCTCTACTATATTAGAGAATAGGGCTGCATCGCGAATATCGCCCTCAAAGCTAGTGATCGCCTCACCCCAAGAGAGGATCTTAAAGAGGCTCGGCTCGGTCGGAACTCCGAGCGAGAAGCCGCTTACCTTGGCGCCCAGTTTTTGCAACCAGAGCGTCAGCCATGCCCCTTTGAATCCGGTATGCCCAGTAACGAGCACGCGTCTTCCCTGCCAAAATTCCTGTTTAATTATGCCCAAACTTTCCATGGAGCCTTTCCTGTCTGCCAGAGTCCCTCAAGTTGCCTACGATCACGGACCGTATCCATCGGAAGCCAGAAATCATCGTGCAGAAAGGCCTTCATCTGCCCATCTTCTGCTAACCTCTTCATCGGCTCCTGCTCCCATACCGTAGAGTCTCCATCGATATAATCAAAACACTTGGGCGAGACGACAAAGAAACCTCCGTTAATATAGCCCCCATCTCCGAGCGGCTTCTCCTGAAAATGCGTAACGGATTCTCCCTCCAGCCCCAGAGCTCCGAATCTGCCCGGTGGGCGTGTAGCCGTTACTGTACATAGCTTACCGTGTGCTCTATGAAAATCTACGAGCTTTGCGATGTTAACGTTTGAGACCCCATCGCCATAGGTCATACAGAAGTCCTGGCCACCGACAAATTGCGAGATACGCTTTAGTCGTCCGCCGGTCATGGTCTCTTCACCGGTATCGATTAGGGTCACCTTCCAGGGTTCGGTCTTATTGTTATGAATCTCTAGCTCTCCCTTGGAGATATCGAAGGTAACATCGGTCGTATGCAGGTAGTAGTTGGCGAAGAACTCCTTAATAACGTAACCCTTGTACCCGGTACAGATAACGAACTCGTTAAAGCCGTATGAAGAGTAGATCTTCATAATGTGCCAGAGGATCGGTCGTCCCCCGATCTCGACCATCGGCTTGGGCTTTATAACGGTCTCTTCAGCGAGCCTCGTTCCCAGGCCGCCGGCTAAAATAACTACCTTCATTAAATCCTCCGCTTTCTGATAGGGCCCTACTTAATCCACCCCATTTAATTCACTATTTCAGAACGGCGCGCAGTGCCCTATTATTGCGCTTGGGTTTGTATTCTCCGTAACGCTCTCTCATCTTGCGGGTTTGCGCTACACACAACTCCCCTAAGAGTATTTTACATGAGGCTCTATCAGTGAAAGATGCTGTATCTGTCGAGAAAGTTTCAGGATTATGCCCAGTTTGCTCGGCACCACAGGCCGCCCTACTCTATTCCCATGCGCGTGATTATATAACAAAGGATGTTTTTCAGGTGGCGCACTGTACTCAGTGCACCGTTGCGTGGACCCACCCTATTCCGGCTAACCTAGATCCGTACTATCCGCGCTCATATCGCCGCTATAACAGTGTAATAATAGCAATCCTAAAGTTCCTTTACAGGCGCCGTGCCTGGCGTTGGTCGAAGCTCTTCCCAAAAGCTGGCAGTGCGTTAGAGCTTGGGTGCGGGGACGGTTTTATGTTGAACGCTTTGCGCTCCTATGAATGGAGCGTCTGCGGTACGGAGCGAACCGAGGAGATGGCTGCCTTTGCCCGTAAGCATTTTGGCCTGACGGTCTTTGTTGAGGGGGGTCAAGCCCTACCTACGGAGCAACGCTACGATCTCGTCGTTATGTTTCAGGTGTTGGAGCATCTCTCAGATCCGTTATCACAACTAAAACGAGCCTGCTCCCTGCTATCTCCAAACGGTCGCCTTATTATCGGAGTTCCCAACTTTGCAAGCTGGCAAGCCTCGTACGGCAAAGAGGGCTGGTTTCACCTCGATGTACCGCGCCACCTTTTGCATTATTCGCCAGCATCATTACGTGCTGCCGCTGAGCGTTCTGGACTGCGCGTAGAGTCAATTAACTTTACCTCCTTTGAGCACGACCCGTATGGATGGGTACAGAGCATCCTTAATCAACGCTTTAATAACGGCAATCGACTGACGCGACTCCTGATGCGAGCGGAGCCGTGGAGAGCTGGCGATATAGTGACATTACTTCTAGCAGGACTTCTTACGATACCAGCGATACTCCTCTCGTTAATAAGTTGGGTGTGTGGTCGTGGTGCGATTATGGAAGCGGTCTTAGCCAAGAGGTAGTTGATTTGCTTAAATCCCCCGACTTCCAAAACTCCGTTTGCAACGCTGCGCCGATAAGTCTCTAGCAAGTTGCCGATCAAACTGTGAACTGCTCGGTAGATATGCCACAATTACAGCTGTTCCATTACCACACACCATGAGCACAACCGCCGAACATCTACGACTACAGGAGGACCTCGAACGCAGAGGTCATTGGAAGCGCTGGGGGCCGTACGTAAGCGAGCGCTCCTGGGGCACAGTGCGCGAGGATTATAGCGCCAACGGAGATGCTTGGGGTTTTCTTTCACACGATATGGCGCGCAGCAAAGCCTACCGCTGGGGCGAAGATGGTCTAGCTGGATATTGCGATCGATATCAGCTGCTCTCTTTTTCATTAGCGCTCTGGAACGGAAAGGATCCTATCCTAAAGGAGCGCGCCTTTGGGTTAGTTCCATCGGAGGGTAATCACGGCGAGGATGTAAAGGAGTATTACTTCTACCTCGATAGCTCTCCTACCCACAGCTACATGAAGTATCTCTACAAGTACCCACAACAGGAGTACCCGTACGCTCAACTGGTTGAAGAGAACAAACTCCGCGCAGGCAAGGGCCCAGAATTCGAGCTAATCGATACCGGCATCTTTGATACGGACCGTTACTTCGACGTTTTCGTTGAGTACGCTAAGTCCAGTCCGGACGACACAATCATAAAGATCACTGCGCACAATCGTGGGCCCGATCCTGCACCGTTACATATTATTCCACAGCTCCTCTTTAGAAACGGTTGGTCATGGGGCCCGCAAGCGCTTAAAGAGCCAAAAATAAACCTGCTTGATAAAGGACCTACCGGTATCTCAATTAAAGCAGACGACACGGGAACAGATCTTCTTGGCCCCATGATACAGTCGTATGCACTTGGTGCAATGTACCTACACGCTCCTCCCGGCGGCATACCCCTCTTTACAAATAATGAGACCAATTGCGAGCGACTCTACGGTACTAAGAGCGTTACCCCGTACGTTAAGGACGCCTTTCACCGAGAGATAGTGGGTCAAGAGCGCTGCACGAATCCAGAAAATACCGGCACCAAGGCGGCCATCGTTTATGAATTAAATATCGCCGCGGGCTCAAGCGAGAGTATCGTGCTCTACCTTGGAACGGAGCGGGAGCATGCGACTATCAATCAGGGCGAAAGGATCCTCAAAGAAAGGATCGATGAGACTAACCAATTTTATGAAACGGTCCATCCCCCCAAGGCCTCTAGCGACGAGAGGGATTCGTAACACGCACTGGCGACACCTCAATTCTATGCGCATCCTATCGATGCCGGATAAGTGGGAGTATCCGTGGTTTGCAGCATGGGATCTAGCGTTCCATGCCGTGCCGCTTGGCCTAGTCGACATGGATTTTGCCAAGGAGCAGATCTCGCTCCTGTTGTTTGAACAATTTCAACATCCAAACGGTCAGATTCCATCTTATGAATGGGAGTTTTCAGACCTTACTCCCCCTGTACACGCCTGGGCTACGTGGCGACTCTTTCATCTGGAGCGGGTACGGACCGGCAAACAGGATAGAGACTTCCTCGAAAAGAACTTTCACAAACTGATGCTCAACTTTACCTGGTGGGTCAATAAGGTCGACGCAGAAGGTAATAACGTATTTGAGGGGGGATTCCTAGGCCTTGATAATATTACCGTGCTCGATCGAAGTGAGAAGCTACAGGATGGTATCCGACTTGAGCAGGCCGATGCGACCGGTTGGATGGGCTCCTTCAGCCTAACCATGATGCGCCTTGCCTTGGAATTGGCCAAAGAGGATCCAGTCTATGAGCGGCTCGCCACTAAGTTTTTTCAGCACTACATCTATATCGGTGCTGCGATTAAGAACATGGGCGGTCAACATATGTCACTCTGGTCGGAGGAGGATGGGTTTTTTCACGACATATTAAGATACCCAGATGGCACCTGTCATACCCTTAACATCCGTTCGCTTGTGGGCATTATACCGCTCTATGCGGTTGAGCGTCTTGAACTAACCTGGCTTGAATCGTTCCCGGAATTTCGCAAACGTCTCGATTGGGCCCTTAAGAACAAACAAGATCTGCTCAAGAATTGCTGTTACCCGGTACAACACAAGCAGGGTGACTCACTAGTGTTGTCGATCTTTGACGAGCAGCAACTTATGAGGCTCCTCAAATGCGTCTTTGATCCGGATGAGTTTCTCTCAGACTTTGGTATTCGTAGCCTCTCTAAAGTGCATGCAGAGAATCCATTTATATTCGGAGATAGTTCGGTCCATTATGAGCCGGGGGAATCTGAGAATAAGTTAAAGGGCGGCAACTCGAACTGGCGCGGCCCAGTCTGGTTCCCCACTACCTTTATGATTATCGAGTCGCTTAAGAAGTTAAATAAGGCTTATGGCCCAGATTTTCGCGTTAATACTATCGCTGATAAGCAGGTTACCTTTGATGAGCTAGCTCGCGAGATCGCAGATCGTCTGATTGCTATATTTACCCGTAACGCTGCCGGTATTCGTCCGGTC of Pseudomonadota bacterium contains these proteins:
- a CDS encoding SAM-dependent methyltransferase; protein product: MTRCCRFCKTPLTTTFVDLGMSPLSNAFIKREQLSALERFYPLHVFVCTGCFLVQLEEFESPDQIFSDYVYFSSYSESWLRHAKLYSEQMIERLKLDSRSFVVEIASN
- the rfbG gene encoding CDP-glucose 4,6-dehydratase: MESLGIIKQEFWQGRRVLVTGHTGFKGAWLTLWLQKLGAKVSGFSLGVPTEPSLFKILSWGEAITSFEGDIRDAALFSNIVEREQPEVVFHLAAQSLVRPSYEDPVGTFATNVLGTVHMLEAVRKANGVRAVINVTSDKCYENHEWPYAYRENDPFGGRDPYSCSKGCAELVTAAYRSSFFSLAGPDQVGLASVRAGNVIGGGDWSAERLIPDCMRAFSRGEEVVIRNPASVRPWQHVLEALRGYMLLAQQLYDTPMQFSEGYNFGPDTQDARPVSFIVEQLCSTWGPSAKWRLVREGEGVHPHEATWLRLDSSLARCKLNWKPLLSLTEGLAWTAQWYRAFHEGASMTEVSLSQIEQIESLEREKR
- the rfbF gene encoding glucose-1-phosphate cytidylyltransferase, whose translation is MKVVILAGGLGTRLAEETVIKPKPMVEIGGRPILWHIMKIYSSYGFNEFVICTGYKGYVIKEFFANYYLHTTDVTFDISKGELEIHNNKTEPWKVTLIDTGEETMTGGRLKRISQFVGGQDFCMTYGDGVSNVNIAKLVDFHRAHGKLCTVTATRPPGRFGALGLEGESVTHFQEKPLGDGGYINGGFFVVSPKCFDYIDGDSTVWEQEPMKRLAEDGQMKAFLHDDFWLPMDTVRDRRQLEGLWQTGKAPWKVWA
- a CDS encoding class I SAM-dependent methyltransferase, whose translation is MKDAVSVEKVSGLCPVCSAPQAALLYSHARDYITKDVFQVAHCTQCTVAWTHPIPANLDPYYPRSYRRYNSVIIAILKFLYRRRAWRWSKLFPKAGSALELGCGDGFMLNALRSYEWSVCGTERTEEMAAFARKHFGLTVFVEGGQALPTEQRYDLVVMFQVLEHLSDPLSQLKRACSLLSPNGRLIIGVPNFASWQASYGKEGWFHLDVPRHLLHYSPASLRAAAERSGLRVESINFTSFEHDPYGWVQSILNQRFNNGNRLTRLLMRAEPWRAGDIVTLLLAGLLTIPAILLSLISWVCGRGAIMEAVLAKR